The sequence GGTAGCCACGAAGATTTATGAATCGTTCTCTCAAACTGCTCTTCTGCGTCGTCACGCCACCCCACCTCCCCAAAACTTTGAAGATCTGATCAATCAGCTATCAAAGAAGCGAGGCATGGAACTCGACGTCTCGAGCTCCGGTGCGCTGGCAAGCTCCCTCGACCGCTGTGTTGACCCGGAGAAtcccttcttcaacaccTTGGTTCGTATTTTGGCCACTCGTTGCATGACCTCCGCCGAATACTTCTGCGCAGGTGCCCATGCCGAGTCCGAATTCCGCCACTACGGTCTTGCTTCCCCGATTTACACCCACTTCACCTCCCCCATTCGTCGGTATGCTGATCTAGTCGTCCATCGGCAACTTGCCTCCGCCATCGGGTACGAGGGCGAGGACGGCACTGCCGTCAATGAGGGTGTCAGTACTCGTGGCAAGCTCGAAGACATCTGCCGCAACATTAATTACCGACACCGCAATGCTCAGTTTGCTGGGCGCGCCAGTATTGAGTATTATGTTGGGCAGGCCCTCAAGGCCCGTGGCGAGAAGTTGGCCGCAGGTGGCACCGACACAGGAATCGATGAGGAGGGTTATGTGATGCGCGTGTTTGAAAATGGTGCGGTCGTTTTCGTGCCACGCTTCGGTATCGAAGGCGTGGTACGCCTGGAGGACTTTGTCTTGCCCGGCGAATCGGGCTCATATTCCGTCGCTGATCGGAGGGAACTGGCAGTTCATCGCACGACGGATTTCGACAGCGAAGAATACACGCTTCGCGTGTCGGAAAAGAACCACGCCGAGCCGGACCGGAGTGTCCTGGTGGAGCTTTTCCAGAAGGTCAAGGTGAATGTCAGCTcggtcaaggaagagggccgtGGCGCTGGCAAGCGTCGGGTCCGTGTCTTGGTCACCGGTTCTTGAACTTGTCGGTCGCATGGTCAGAGAGATGTATTGTAGTTATTAAATGATGCTGTTTAACGAAATCGGTTCAAACTCCGAGACGAATGTCCCCCCTCAACTGATTTCCATCCATCTTTCAGGACATGTTGTCCATGCTTTTTTCTGATATGGTCTCTCAAAGTTACCTGCTGCGTAGTATTTAGACATGCTTCAAAGTGACCATTCTTTGCACAAGTTTGAGAGGCGTCCAATGTTGTTCCACGGGTGCAACATCTGAGGAGGTCGTAGAAGCGACGGTCGGAGGCTGGTCATCTTTCTCCGGGTTTGCCTCTTTGCCGTACGACAGAGGATGATCACGATTCAAAAGCTCTTGCGCCCGCTGCTCTTGCAGCTGGGCGCATTCGAGCTCCCCAACTTTCCATCCACGCACCAGCCAAAGACAGATGGCTGCGCCGATATACATGAAGCCCGTGAAGATTTGGACGCGCAGGTATGAAACGCCCCCGTTCATTCGAGTGGTGCGAAGCTCAAGTGCAATGGCTTCAGAAACAGTGCACGGAGCAACAAGCATCAGCCACGTAATGCTTAATCCCGAAGGAAGATCCTTCAGCCCGATGATCTCAGCCAATACGGGCGATACAGTGGCCCAGTATGTGCCCGCGACAGTTCCCACCAGCACGGCGAAGAAACATACAACGCCCATGCTGTCTGCAAATACCCAAATCACCAGACAGAACAGGCCACAGACAAAGGTCAAAATTGTCGCAATGTTGATGCGACCCAGACGATCGCTGAAAATGCCGACGATAGGCCGACCCAGCCCCTGGCCCAAGTTGAGAAGCGCAGACACGATACTCCCCTGATACGAGGACAGCCCGACTGAAAGGGCAAAATTCGCCACGCTGAACAGCAGCGCGACGTAGCCCAGCATGCTCAGCACGCCCCAGGCAAGAAAAAGCAGAAACTCCGGTCTGCGCAGCAGCGGGACATGAAACGCGGCGAGCCGACTTCCAACGAGCTTGTTTCGATCGCGAAGCAAGTTCCCACAGACGAGATTCACCACACAGGAGACGATTCCCAGGATCCGAAAGGCCCAACTTAGTCCCAAGCGCGGAATAATGGCGCCCACTGCGAGCGAATACATCAATCCACCGAATCCGGACCCTGCAGCGGTGATGCTCATGGCGAAACTCCGTCGCTTCAGGAACCATTGCGGAGTGATCCCGACACTCCCGACGAAGAGAAAGCCCATCCCCCAGCCGAAACAGACACCTTGACTGAGGAAGATGTGCCATTTCTGTGTGGCGAAGGAGGAGccgatgagagagagagtttcGAAAAAGACGCCCAGGTTGACGACGAAGCGAGTGCCCAACCTTTGAATCAGGTACGTGGCCAGTGGAGCGACCAGTAACGCACACGAGATGCTCAATCCACCGGTGAAGGCGTACGACAGAGCTGTCGTATTTGGAAAGACATTATGGGAGAGATAATGACTGAGAAAGACACCGTAGCTCTGTCAAGCGTGATGTGTTTGTTAGCTTTCTGCTACAGGCCTACCACTTGTGGTCCAGAGCATCTGCCTCGAGCTGACACCccccaaagaaaagaagaagaaaaaaaagagagaaactTACACTATTAATTCCCCAGGTGTGTGCGTTGATCCAAAAGACGCATGCAACACAGACCCAACCGTATCCTCCATCGGGTGGAACGTCCAGCTGGGGCTTCACCTTGGCTTCTTTCCCAGGCTGGGCAGGCGACTGGAGATCGGGCTCCGGTTTTGAATGCGTGATGGAGTCTTGTCCAATTctatcttcttttcccccttctttttctccccttgaGGGTGGGACCAGCTCGACGGGTATATTGTCCGCCATCACCTTTTGAATCCCACGGATTTGCCACTGGCGAACCAGAACTATAAGACTTCAGTGCTGCACGTGTCAGTAACGGCGTTGATGGAGAGGATTGAAATCCCGTGCGAGACTAATCAACACTgctgttttctcttttttttcccctcgtcAAAGCCTTGGAATGCTAGTGACACGAAATGTGGACAAGAAATTAGAAAAAATCAGAGTCGGAGAAGCATGATGACAGGAGGGAGGACCAACGAACGGCGATTATGGGGAAGAAGCTATCGAGTCATTGCAGCAGTAGGCTGATCCCCCCACAGACCCCCATGGTTACTCCGTCGGACTTAAGGCCGATTTGGAGTTCTCGAGCTGTCACCAAAGGCCGAGGTCAAGCTGCCGTTAGCGACCATGGTTGGAACAGCCCtcaaatggatgatggaatgGGCATTTGGGTACAATAATTGGTCACTCTAGGCTCGTCTTCCGTTGATCTTGTTCGCTGCTCATTTGTGATCTTTTGGTATAGATGTCAGGCAGTATGGCCGACTTTAGTAACTAGTGTTGTCGCCATTCGGGTTTGCTCCTGTATACAGAGGCTTTAAGAGGGACTTTTGTCGGTGACAGGAGATTGGATGCTCTCTTCAGCCACTGCACTTCCAAGCGGCACATCAATGATCCATGATTGGGTTCTCTACATTGACTCATGATGACCGCTATCAGCCTTCACACCCACCACAGTTGGAGCTCTGCGATCAAGTTTGGATTCTGGTTGGTAATCGGCAGTCACTTATGGGCCGGGCCTCGTTTGGGGCCGCTTGGAGTCGGTGGTGGAGACGATGGGGAACTGGAGCCCATTCCGGTGCCGAGAACCCGGCTTGGTACAATGTGGTTGTCGTTTGTTGTTATCACGATAGTTGTGGTTCACTTGATGGTATTGAACCTATGAAGATAGTCAAGACTCGAGGGAGCTTTGTTCCTCAAGAGAAAGTAGATTGAATTCCTCTCCTCTGAGGTAATCAAGGGCAGAAATTCTATGATGGAAAAGTGTGGCACTGCATCATCGTGAAACCCTTGGAAGAAGTAGAAACTTGGTCGGGTTCTAAAGGATCCCATTCCAGAACGGGGAAAGAAATCAGTATCAAGTATCTTGCTTTACCATCAGTGAATAGAGGTGTACAAATGTACCTCAAGTGATCAATGTGGTGTTGATTGTAGGGGATAACTAGGCCGAGTAGCAACCTTGATTCGAGGTGGTGAGCAAGTTGGCCATTGGGTACCTACGCATACACCATCGTGCACACCCAACATCAGGTAACTGTCGGCTAGAGGAGCAGCACTAGTAATAGACCACACCGTCAGACGTATATACAGAACAATAAGGACAGTCCAATGCTTCCTTCGATTCCATCCCACTCGCCGGACATCGTCCGCTAGATACCTGGCACAGGTCACCGCTGATTGAAAACTTCATCCCTCAACATTCTGTATAGGTACTAGCACTGCACGAGTCGGGCGGCTGATGGTGGTGATCTTTGTCCTGACTCATGACTCAGGCATCCTGATTCATGACATTCCACGGGCGGACAATGTGGAATGCGCATGCCACCACCAACTTACCCACCTGTCCTCAGTGGATGACCTCCTCCTTCAGACTCGAAACGTCAAACCAATTCTCCGACCGTGGCCAGTGCCGCGGGTCTAGAATCAGCATCTATCTTCACGTGGAGATTGCAGTCCCAATTCGGTAAGTATGATGGACAGCGTTGCCCGGGGCTTGTTTGTTTGGGACCTCGGCGCCTATCTGGAGCAGATCGCAACCATAGCTCCACCTTGGCGACAATCCCGGTCATGGAACCTACTAGCTCAAGCCTTTGACTGAAAGATTCCTGTCAAGGATCCTAGAGCCTCATCCCTACCGATCATTGAAGCATCTCGACACACCGACCCCTGCCTTATTTCGTGCCGCCTCCACCCGggctctctctcacacccaTGGAGCCAGCAGTCCAATCGACCACCATGAGCCCATCGTCCAAGGCCATCGGCCAGCGCAAGGTCTCACCACCCAGACCGACCTACATGAATAGCGACCAGATGGGTAAGCTGCCTCTTCATCGCCCCTCCTCTGGTCCATGGGATGTGGTCATGCCTCCCTCGTGGCGAGGGGGGTGATTTGTCAACAATTGCGCCTCACCAGCTCCAGAGAGCCTACCGCTAACGGAGAACTCGCGTTCCTCAGCCAGTTACTTGAAAGACTTGCGAACCAACCGTCCAGCCCGACCGACTGGCTCACGACCCTATCCAGGTAAACCGGCGGCATCGTCTACCGACACCGAGGCGGGTCTGCCTCCTCGCGCCTCCTCCGCATTTTCCATGTATCGAACCTCGGAAAGTCCTCCCAAAGAGCAGCCTCGCAGCGGCAGTGCCCTATCCCACCGACGCACACATTCCAATGCCGCCGATGGTGGGCCGACAGGCCGACCTCTGGTTCAGGAACCACGCTCGGTGTCGGTACGAAAGAATGCCTTTCCCTCCCAAGTCTTCTCGCGCCCGGTGCCTCTGTCACCCAGTCCATCGGTGCATTCTTACCGGGAGAACAAGCAACGGCaccaagaaaaggaggaggCCCGAAAGTTAAGAGACGCACTACAGGAACTCGATTTGGAAGATGATATTCGACTACATCAGGCAGCTCAGGATGAGGCGACTGAATTGGTCTGGATGCACCAACATCCGGGCGTAGAATTCAAAAACCCATATGCTCCATACCGTAACCCAGACATCGCGGATAAGAACTCTGTGAAAGAGATGATCCCACGACCTTTATCGTTGAAACATCGTGATTCCGTCGTTTCAAGCGGTTCGTCGAGCAGTCCACCGAGCGGACCCTCCAGTCCTGATTTCACCAGAAGCAAGTCAGCCTCGTCCGGAAGGAGGCGCTCATCGCTGGCAGGAGCCATCAAAAAGAACCTCAAGGTAAACTTCGCATTgccagaggaggaagagaaggagagggaggaggagaagaagaagaagggaaaagagacgGATGAGCAAGAGAAGCACAAGCCAGTGGAAGAGCCAACGCCGAAGGCTCGAACAGTCAGTGGTGACTCGTCCAAGGGGGTGTTTTTAAATCCCGAAGATCACATTTACGAAGAGTCGCCTCAAACATCCGACACGAAATCCGACTTGTCCAAATCCGACTCTTCTGCTCTTCGCAGCAAGTCACGCAATGCCCTGCCACGTTTTGGGAAGCCGTTGCCCTGGTTGCAGAATCGTGGTTCCAATGGTTCGGTGCGCGATAGAATCTCCAAGTTTGATATCCACAAAAACCCACCCACCCAGACGCATAATCCCAGTTACACTCAAAATGAGCCTTCGCCCTCACCGCCGAGAAGGAGCAGCGGTGATGAAGTTCCCATGAAGGACGGTAAAGAGATCCGCAGCGACGACATTCGCGCGGCGACCAGCAAAAGGCTCAAGGATCGCAGTGAAAAGCTGCCCATGCCCTCCGCGGTCAGTGACCGCGTCGGCCGGCCGATTGTGAGCTTTGATCCCAAATGGCAGTCGAATGACCAGCCTCGCCCCAACTCGCAGCCCGTCGCGGTGGTCCCTCCTGTGCCTAGCATAACGATAGCTCCTAGTATTGAAGTCACCGAGGCAGAGACATCTCCATCGGTTCCCGTCATCAATATCCCTGATATTAAAGAACCCACCATCTCAGAGATGCCCAAGCCCGCTCATCAGCAAAGCACCACAGTGCAGTCCAAGCGCGCGGCGTTTGAACAGAATCAGGATCGCCAGCAACCACCGAGACGGCcggcgatggagatgagCAGTCGCACATACACGCCCTACTCCCGAGCCGGTGTTCCAACCGCACGCTGTGAAGCGTGCTCACTCCCAATTTCGGGCAAGATAGTCACGGCAGGAGGGTCACGGTTCCACCCGGAATGCTTTACCTGCCATCATTGCCAAACTGGCCTGGAATGCGTGGCCTTTTACGAGGAGCCTCAAGCATCTCGGGACGAGCGGCTGGCCAATGCTTCGGATGAAGAATCACGAGTTCCTCGATTCTACTGTCATTTGGATTTCCACGAGTTCTTCAGTCCTCGCTGTAAGAGTTGCAAGACTCCCATCGAGGGCGAAATCGTCGTGGCCTGTGGCGCAGAATGGCATGTCGGCCACTTTTTCTGCGCCGAATGTGGTGATGTAAGTCGTCCTTGACAACCATTTTGGCGCGATGCTGAATGACCGCCTGCCTGCCCCTCGGAAACTATATGCtgacattttttttcccttttctgcTCTAGCCTTTCAACTCCACAACGCCCTTTGTGGAAAAGGACGGGTTCGCATGGTGTCTTCGCTGTCACGGCCGTCGCACGGCACCACGATGCTTAGGGTGCAAGCAGCATGTCCTCGACGACCTCGTCATCTCTGCGATTGGTGGACAATGGCATGAGCGCTGCTTCGTCTGTCATGAATGTGGTGATGGATTCGGACCGGACGGTCGATTCTTCGTCCGTGAAGGCGAGCCCAAGAGGACTGCCAAGGGCCGTATCATTGGCGGGCCAGTGCAATTAGCTGTCTGTGAGCGATGTGAAGGTATCCGCTTGCGGGCACCTGGCATGTGTTGAGCAAGAAAGATTATGTCTCTTGTCATCACTCTGGGCCTATAGGTCTTGATGATACTACTGGCTGACGAATCGACTGGTTCGGTTTTCGTTTTTTTCGTCGACCACAGGTCgttgtgtttctttttctctttctctctgtcaTTTCGGGGTATCAATTTGTTGAATTTGCGCTTCGTATAGCGTTGCTTATCCTTTATGAtgtcaattttttttctgtctaGTTGTGtgtgttttgtttttcggTTTGATCTAGCAAGCGATCATTATCTGTTTAAAGCATATTCGGGGCATGTCGATGAATACGAGAGATGACATTTAGAAATACATGCATGATGAAGTATTTCTTTCGAATAAAAGAGGTCCGATCAAGGCTCGAAACTGGAGTAAAACCCAAACGCCGTATGtcttctttggtctttttgtTCGACCTCGGGGTCAAGAGGAAGCTCACCCAACATATTGAGATGAATCTACATTTTGGGGATTGCATGTTCccgcctctctctctcaattACGCAGGCCACTCGGGGTCTGCTTTACGTCGGAAAACAGCCACGTATTTGTTGCCGTTATTCCGAGTGACCTTCTTCGATTCTTCCGTCTCAAATTTCATCACACGCACGCAAGGGtcggcctccagctcttcgTCCGACACCAACTCCCACAGATCACGAATGCCGCCCGTCCGTTCAGGCGCcatctctccttcttcagtTTCGTATCGGAAGTGCCGCAAGACCCAGTGATGGTATTCCTCCACATCAGTGATGGTGTACAGCAGGCCGCCGGGCCTGAGCACGTACGCATACTCTGCATTCAGCGACTCGGAGATAATTCGAGCCTTGTGCTTGCGCGCCTTGAAGTGCGGATCCGGGAAACACACAAAGATCTTGGAGAGTTGGTGATGGCCGAAGAAGTTGGGGAGGAACTTCATGGTGTTGGCGCGGATGCCGGTGATATTTTCGTAATTCCCAGGGACGATGGTGGTTGTGCTACCgacctcgtcatcttcgacTGCAGGTGCTGCAGGTGTGTCAGAGGGCGCTTCGGACGCATCGTTTGCGGCGGCGATCTTCTTGAGGTTTTGTTGTTGCAGACGGAGAGCGGTGATGCGACTGCGGACGTAGTCCAACACTGAGATGCGGATTTCCATGCCTGGACGCGAAATGGGTTATGAGCATTTGCAACAAAGGAACTGATGTAGACAGACCGGTATCAAGCGAGCGAGGTTCGCAAATATGTCGGCGACATACCAACAATGAGAGTTTCTGGCAAGATGGGTGCTAGTCCAACCAGCAACCCACCAAACCCGCATCCAATGTCTACCACTTCCACATCCTTGAGCAGTTTTCTCGTGCCACCGAGGTTGACCTTTGACGGATCAGGATCCACAAACGCAGGATAGTGCGACGCCCAGTCCATATGCGCCGGGCTAATTGGACTGAAGATTTCTCACAAAAGTCAGCATTTAATCTGGAAGCAACATTGGCACCTGTTGGAGCACAACAGGACTAGTTGACGGCCAATCCTTGTCCGATTGCACTATTTTCCTCGAGAGAAGACATCGTGGGAGAATCATACTAGTCCAATTTGTGATCCGAGAATGGATTGGCATGCGCGCGCTGCCGGAAGTATCTCTTCTGCGGCATCTTCACGCTGGCGACGTCGGCATCTCCACGTTCTGTTTGCTCTTGGATCTTGCGACGGTATTCCTCACGCTGTTGGCGCTTGCGCGCCACTGGATTATCCATTGTAGCACAGGCAGTATATATTCGAGCCGATCGCTGAGCAAGACTTGAAGAGTGGAGGTCCAGAGGTCGAGAGGTTGTTGCAGGAAGAGGAATAATTTGCGCGGGCCGCTCTCGCTCCAACCCACTTTGGGCTCCACTTCAATCCGCGTGAGCTACTCGTCTCTTATCTTATCGGCTCGCCCGCACCTTTGAGTTCTTTCGACGCAGAACGTGGGGAATCAGACTTCCACTTGATCAGCTCTTACTTTTGTTGCATCTCGGTGGTTCGGCTGTTGACGCTCAGTCAATAGAACGATACGTGGATCATCTGCCATGAGTACATCTGCTGCAGCCTCGGCTGCACCTTCAACGAGCTTTGTTTTTCCATCGACCTACAACTTCCCACCCTTCTTCACCCCGCAGCCTAACAGCACCACAAGACATTCCCAGCTTCAAAAGTGGTCATCGCTCATCCAGTCATGGTGCAGGCATCACCGCATCTATCGTCTCTCTGTCGTTGAGGCGATCGATTCCCCGCTCTTCCACAATGCCTCTCTGCGCAAGCGACTCGATCTCGCCGAGGCTCGCGCGATCGTGGATTGGATGaccaagaaagaggaagaaggcgGTGGTGGACAGCGAGCGGAATGGATTGACGGCTTCTCAGCGGGCTCTAGCGCAAAGGGCAAGAACGCCGCTTGGATTTGGTGGCGAAGGCCGGAAGAGTGGGCGGATGTACTGCTGGACTGGATCGATGCGACGGGACAACGCGGGGTGGTGTTGACGGTATTTGAGCTGGTTCAGGGAGAAGCCACAGTCTCTCAAGGTTcgttttggttttctttttttttctttgcttgcTGACCTGCTCTGCTGCATGAGGTACCTGAACATGTCTGACCTCTCACATCTAAGAATTCCACGGTATGGACCATGATGTTATGATGAAAGCATTGAATGTTCTCGTCAAACGAGGCAAAGCGTCCGTCTTCGGCAacgagggtgaagagggtgTCAAAATCTTCtaagaaaaagagagaaaacacAAATGAAAAACAAAGTCTTTCCACTTGCTATGCATGTCGCTATGTGATCAATCATGGCTATTCGTGAGAAGGGAGACGCTCGATATTCATTCATTCATACAGTGTTGCAACCACCCGGGAGATTGTGTGGAGAGATGGATCTTGGTCGGTTTCGTCAAGTCCTGCCTCGGATTTTACTTTGACTCTACCGTCGATCAGCTCGACAAGATCGACGGTGCGCAAGGACTACCTCTAGTCCTCTGCTTCTTCAATCAAGGATTCGTTCAACTCGTACTCATCAGCCGGGCGGAGCTTCTGTGACATGGCCATGTCCAGAAGCCAGTCAACACGCACGATGCGAGGATTGCGCTTAACGTCCCCGGCTAATTGCCGGAATCGTGGCCACATTCGAGCATGTTTCCGTTCTGGGCCACTCAAAAGATACACTTCACTGCGACCCGGCTCGTCCCCTTGcatctcttcatcctcatcgtcgctTTCTTCGCGCCGTGAAGTGTGGTTAAGTCCGAGACGGCCGCGGAAAAGTAGGCACTCTCCGCCATTGGCTTCCACGATGGATTTGAAAGCATCAAATCCTCCTCGAATATCTTCAATACAGAAGATGCGCAGCCCCTGCAGAAgtttgttcttgttcttcttcgcaTTCTGAAGAGATTTTGCGAGGGAGATGTGGAACTTGGATTCTGCGGTCTTATCCACAAGCGGGAAATCTCGCGGGTCAAGCAGCTCATTCTGCTTGAGACAGCTGTCAACAAAATCAGTGTGCATAATCACTGGCGCATAGGCCAGCGCATTGACAAACTTGGCTGTCCGCAAGATGGTGGGCGCGGCCAGATGTGTGCATTTGCGAGCATCTTGAACCACCATGATTCCGAGGTCTCGTAGGGTGCGCTGTTTTTTGTGAATAAGTGATTAGCAAGGATACCTTCTCGTCAATCAGCACCGTACAGCGTCATGTGTCTCACTTTGTCTgcatcctctttcttctcattcccCTTGCCCACCCATTTCTGATAGCCAGTAATCAACAAGTGCATTGAAATGGGTGGTCGCGATTTCTTCTGCCGCTTCGGGTCCGAAGCTTGTTCGCTTTCGCTCTCTTCTCGCGGCTCAAGGGACCGGCGCTTCTTCGCGCTCACGGTGATCCGGTCCTCGTCTGATTTCCGCCGGCCACCATAGATCACACCCCCAACCCGTTTTGTCTCCTTCTCGTAGAGGGCAATGTCTGGTGCAATCTCGTGAAGCCGGGCCGCGGCCGCTTCCTTGGATTTACGGCTATTAGTAGATGAAGGTGTCACATTTTCCTTGTCATCGGGAACGAGCCGGGATCGCGCAGGCGTCTGCGCTTGCTTGGACTCGCTGGTCCGACGGCCCCGCTTGGTCTTTATTTGGGGAGTGCTCTGACTGGTCTCGGTGGCATGCAGGTTTTCCTTGTCCGGCTTCTCTGCAGGAGGGTCCATTGATTTGCTGTCCTGATCTTGAGTCCGAGCGCCACGCTGTGGGATCTCACGCTCTTCCACGGGCTCGGCGGGGAAGAAAATCCGCTCGAGGACATCACGGTCGAGCATTTTCTGGCCAGCGATATCGCCAAGATTTGTGCGCAGTGGGAAATGGGTATAACGGGGGTTGGACACCGGTTGCAGCTTCCAGGCGGCGTAGCTGTCTTCGAGCCACAGGTGATTCACGACTTGCAATCCCCATTCTCGCGCGGCGCTGCATTTCTCACTATTTCCGTGAGCAGTGATGAGATGAGTGTTCTCTTGCTTCAGTGTCTTTGTACATTCAGCACCAGCTGCGGCGATCAAATTCTCAAGGTAGATTCTGGCCTCTCCAACATAATTGGACAGGCTGATCTTCAATCCCTCAAACCCTGGAATGGGAGTGCGTGACACGGGATAGTGCAGCAGTCGACTCAAAGGACGGGTGTAAGAATTGAAGGTCATGAGGTGGTACAGCCACGCAAGATTGCCCACGGTCTTGTCCAGACGAGATGCTGCCCGGTACACAACCCCCTCGCGGAATCGACAGATCAACCAGTCTGCGTCTTCGACATTTGTGGTCATGCTTGCACCGCCTTCTTTGAGTACCGTCTCAATCGATTCCAACATATGTGAGCCGATGGCCAAGTCTGGCGAGAGCATGATCGATTTGCCTGCAAAGACGCTCGTCTTGTCGCCGGTCACGCCGGAGGTTGAAGGCATTGTCAATGGCTCCGGGGTGGAGGCGCCCGCTAAGACCTTGTTCTCGTTGAAGCGGACGGGTGCATCGAATCCCGCGCGCAAAATCTCCGGATCGGGTAACGTATAAGGGCGTTCATCAATCCGCTGGCCGAGTTTCAAGCAGTCATCAAACCTAAGCTGATGTCAATTCACAGACCGTTCTTTGATTGCATTACAGTTCAATTGGCAGACGTACCAGTGTGGCAACACAATCTTGACACGCAATTTCTTGGCCAGAACCAATCGGGCCTTATCCGAATCCGTTGTCAAGTCCACCAAGTGCGTGACCATTCCAGTCATTCGAGGGCTGTATAGCCCTCCTTTGGCCACGACCCCGCCGATAATCGCATCTTTGTCGCCTTCGGGGATATCACCACATGTCACCACCACATCGCTGAGAAATAGCCGCGGATCAGGGCTATGCTGGCGGGGATTGGCCACTTTCCGTTTCGCAAGCGAGGTGTGAATCCAAGAGGGCTTCACTACTGGGATCAATGTCTTGCGAGCTAGATCATAGGTGTGGAAATGGGTATTGCTTGCGACGATATGGGTGCACTCGATCGTGTCTTCTTTCTCAGGGCTTGACTGGTGTATGGACGGTTCACCACCATATTCTCCGATAACAGCTGCAAGCTAATTTCGACAGCATAGTCAGTGTTGAGTCCCCAGCTGTATAGATCCGCGTGCGCGCGCTCTACTTCGGTGCAGAACGTACTTGCTCGGCCGTTTCCAAAGGAAGATCATTGGAACAAACAATGCAGATACGGCATTGCTCAAAGAGTTTCAGATCTTCATCGGCCATAGTGCGAGCGCTGATTTGATCTTTCTCGGCGTCTGGACTGCGAAGATGATAAGTTCGAAGACGCGCCGCGCGCGTGAACACCGACGCCCAGTCACGTGAGTAGACGCGGGGCGAGATGCGTGTGGCTGCACCGGAGATAAGCTCATCTTGAGTTTCTTGACGGTGGATTCACTGGATTGTATACTTTGATGGATCGGGTCTGGGAGTAGCCGTTGCTGCATGCGCTTGGGAAATTGTTTTGCGCGTCGTGGTCGGACAGGTAGTGATTCTCGGGAGGGTCTTCAAGGCCCCTGAATAAGTCAATGGGCTCATTGCGCCTTTTTGCTATGCTTGGAGCAGACTTTGTTTAACCAAAGATGGAAAAGCACA comes from Penicillium oxalicum strain HP7-1 chromosome I, whole genome shotgun sequence and encodes:
- a CDS encoding tRNA (guanine-N(7)-)-methyltransferase → MDNPVARKRQQREEYRRKIQEQTERGDADVASVKMPQKRYFRQRAHANPFSDHKLDYPISPAHMDWASHYPAFVDPDPSKVNLGGTRKLLKDVEVVDIGCGFGGLLVGLAPILPETLIVGMEIRISVLDYVRSRITALRLQQQNLKKIAAANDASEAPSDTPAAPAVEDDEVGSTTTIVPGNYENITGIRANTMKFLPNFFGHHQLSKIFVCFPDPHFKARKHKARIISESLNAEYAYVLRPGGLLYTITDVEEYHHWVLRHFRYETEEGEMAPERTGGIRDLWELVSDEELEADPCVRVMKFETEESKKVTRNNGNKYVAVFRRKADPEWPA